The genomic stretch tctctctgtctctctgtctctctctctgtctctttctcacacacactcCTTCACCggcttctttcttctccttccaagTCCCCTAATGGAATACAGTTTACCTTCTCTCTCAGCCTCTGTATACACCTGTACCATAGCTGGGAGTGACCTCATATTTAAAATTCTCAAAGCATTCCAGCATTGAACAAGGCCTGTGGAGATTGTTTATCCATCTTTCCCATGTGCTTAGAGTATAACACCTATGGGGCTAAGTAAATACAATCCaaaggatacaaagaagaaaagttgttttttttaaatctctcaaactttgctttttctctttttgctgaCCTTGCCTTTTGCTAATCTTTCTTCCCTTGTTTGCAGACCATAGAACATTCCACCTACTCCCTAAATAATccactccttttcttttctggaaaaaCCAGGTCCTAATCCTGTTTGCTGACTGACTGGGGGCAATTTAGAACATGGCAATGGAAGCTTACAAGTATAACAGAAAAAGCATCCTGGGAAGTCTCCACAAAAGTTAACTGATAGTACCATCTGGAGACTCCTCCCTGCTTCCCCTGGCCACTGAGAAGATAAGATGATCTCCTTTGAGATCCAGAGTCCAATTCTGCCCGACTCCTCCTCATTTCAGCCCAAGATAGATCCTAAAATCAGGGGAAACTGTGGAGGGTCTCATAATGCAGGAGGCCATGTCTTCTCCCAGATAGAAGGTGCTCTTCTCTTCAGGATCCTGCTTCTCACTTGAATCCCAGCTCCTAAACTAGCATTTAAAAGAGTAGGCTGAGCAGCGGGCTCAAAGCCAGAGATTGTCATAAGCCAGGTAGAACTGGTCCAAGGTGGAAGTGCCTGGGTGGGGGGGTCCCTAGCTCAAGAGCCCTGTGCTTGTATTTTGACACAAAGCCAAGGTCAATCTGATGGCTCGCCAAAATTTCATCTCAATAAGTTCAGCTTTACACACTTATGTTTATAGACCAACTTtcatttggggaggggggaagcaaaCCCCTTTGCAAAAAAATAAACCTCAATTCACCTATTTAGAAATCACTTGCTTTGTTAAGTAGTTCAGACAACAGACGAAAAAATCTGATCACTTCCTTGCCTCCAGTATCTCCTCCCAACCTTTGTCACAGGGAATAGAGACATGGCTTTTGAAGGAGCCCTATGACTTCCTTCAAGGCCCCTTCTCTGAGACAGAAAGCATTCTTCTCagctccctttccctttccttccctcccagatCATTTTCCTCCTCTTACTCTCCTCCCAAGACCCTGATCTCCCTCTGTTTACATCCTTAAGCCCATTTTTTTTCTGTACCCCACAGCTCCTCTTCATATTTCCAAAGATCATGAGCTTTCTCCCAGGGCCACACCACCAGATTTTCCGTAACTACCTGAAGCTAGAGGCCTTTGTCAACAATCGTGTGGCTCAAAATCGGAGCTCCCTGGATCCAGCCCATCCTCGGGACTACATTGACTGCTTTCTGATCAAGATGGAGCAAGTAATACGCAAGCCCTGTGCCTTCTCCCCACCCTAGACCCTTTCCTCCATGTACACAAGAAACAGGGCTCACCGTCTTGGAGAGGGAGCTCATCTACCAGAGACCAAGTCCACCCCTTGGAGAGGGATCAGGCACCACAGAGACAGGGCTGCCTCCAAAATCAGTTCGCTCCTCCTAAAGAAAGAGCCCAACCCCTTAGAAGAGTCCCACCCATTATGAGAGAGCCCACCACCTGGTCCAAAGCCCTCTGGTCTCCAAGTTCAACCTGCATTTCCCTCCTTCAGGAGAAGAATAACCCCCAGAGCCACTTCAATTCTCAGACTCTTTCTAAGACAGCAGTGAATCTGTTCTTCGCAGGGACAGAGACGGTGAGCTCCACTATTCGCTATGGACTCCTCATCCTTCTCAAACACCCTGATGTGGAAGGTGAGAAATCTTGCCAAATCCAacaccaagatggtggcttagtagcagcaaaagcaaATCCAATGTCATtgatgtgtcaggcactgtgctacatgctGGAAATATCAAAGAAGGgcacaaaaacagtccctgctctcaaggagggtacattctaatgagggaggcaaTTTATGGGTGATCAGAGTCGGATAAAGTCTCTCCACAATAGATGGAAGGAAATCTGAACAGGGAAGACATTAGTGGCTGATGGTCCTGGAAAGGggtcctatagaaggtgggattggaGTTGAGCCCTGAAGGAAGCCCAGGAAGTCAGTAGGTAGGAATGAGAGGGCAGAACATTCCAGGCAGAGGGGACATCCAGTCCAAAGACTGGGGATGGAGAGTTGTGTTCAAGGAACTTCAAATAGGTCAGGATAACTGCATCCTGGAGTTTGTGGAAGGGAGCCAGGAGTATGTTTGGAAAAGTtagaaggggccaggttataaagAGCTCTAAATGGCACAGAGggtttcatatttgatcctagaggcaatagggagccatagaAATTCATTGAGCATAaaacctgcattttaggaaaatcaccttggcagctgAGAGGAGGGTGGATTGGAAGGGGAAGGGGCAGAATGAAGCAGAAAGACCATTTAGGCAGTTACTACAGTAGTAACCCTCCAGGTGAGAGATGGTGAGGGTATGAAGTAGAGCTGTACTAAATATAAGCAgaaaggaagaactgttggagtctgattacagatcaaagcatgccatcttttactttatttccttcatgagttttttattgtatgtagaATATGTGTCTTGTCAAAATAttaagtaatatggaaatatggattgcatgaaagcactggtataacctataccAGGCTATTTGCTGAGGGAGGGAAAgtatctgaatcataaaatggcagaaaacaattgtcaaaaactgtttctatgggtaattaaaaacaaagtgtaaggtttttaaaagtaaatatagaCTGTTAGATGGTGCTGTGCTGagtttggagacagaaagacaagttaaaatctttcctcagaccttaacaagctatatgaccctaggcaagtcactcacctgcttatctcagtttcctcaattgtaaaatgggcataataataactCTTACTTTGTAGGatgggctgttgtgaggaaaagatgagataataaatataaagccctttgcaaacctgTATCCATGCTATATATTATGAGGAACTATATCCTTGTTCTACCTCTGGGGCAATGGAATACGTCTCTTCACAtgatagcctttcaaatattcaaagaggCCTATCATGcttccctgagtcttctcttctccaggctactTTAGAGTCAAATGCTTATATGGCATTTGGCATGTATTTGGCACTCCTCACTACCTGGCTTTAATGCAGCCTGTTAGCTTTTCTTTCTGTCATATTACCTCACTGACTCATATTAGGTTTCCAGTTCATTgaaatccccagatctttttccaACAAATTTTTGGCCTTCCCCATCTCACACTTGCAAAGTTGATTTAAACACCTAAACTTTCCAGAGGAAAACTTCTGGACATATATGTATCTCCATCTGCTGGACAATCATAGGATCACAGGcatagagctggaaagggactATTTAATTagaacccttttattttacagatgagtaaactgaagagttaaGAAAGTcaaataactttcccaaggtaGTGTATCAGAGGTAgggtctgaactcaggtcctccagtcCTGCTGGTGGTCTAACGTCACTCCATCTCACCACAACCTCCCCAAGCAAAAGGCCTGGGAAATCTCTAGTTCTCTGATGTGGATCCCCAAGTCCATCTCAATGGCCCAGGCCCCAAGTTCTATGTTGATATTAGGAGTGGATGATACAACAACCTTGAAAGAATTAGGCATTCTGGTAGACATAATGACTAGCCacgattccagaggactaatgatgaaacatgttacccACTCCCTGATAGAGAGATGAAGGACTCAGAAGgcagaatgagatttttttttggggggggggggaatggtcAGAAGGGAAGTATATTTGGtttaatggattttctttttcttttcttctcaactAGAATCAGGGCAGAGGTGGTGTTAGAGGGTGAGAAGGTAGATTTTTGCTGAGCCTGTAAGAagtaaaatctagaaaaaaaagagtGGATTCTTCTGCTCATGTCCTCTTTTCATACCTTCCTAGCCCGACTCCACAAGGAAATCGATGAAGTAATTGGGCCAAATCGTCCTCCCACCATGGAGGACCGGGTCAAGATGCCCTACATGGATGCTGTCATCCATGAGATTCAGCGTTTTGCAGACATTGTCCCGATGTCAGTTCCTCACACGGTCACTCGGGCCACCACATTCCGTGGCTACCATCTCCCCAAGGTAGGGACTCAGTGTGGGAAGGGGGCTCTGTCTCAACCCAAAAACTGACCCCAGGAGTCCTTGCTCAGAGTCTATCACCCTACTCCCCATCTCCCATGACTTTGCCCATTCTGCTGTGCCTATGACATCTCAATATTCCATGATGCCAATACAAAGTTGGAGAAAGCTAGGACTAGACGAAcccttagacatcatctagccttgcctctttcctttatttttttacagagaaataaactgaggctcagagagtaagagatttgcccaaagtcacacaaccatTAGTGAATGATgcaactgagatttgaaccctaggTTTTTTAACTCCAAGTCCATTCCTTGATTTCCATCACACCACACTGCTAATCCACCTTGGCCATCTCAGAGTCTGACCACCTTTCCCTGTGCTGTGGTGGCTCTCCAGAGCTTCTCAGACCATATCTCTGAGTTCTCCCTCTCTCATCCTCTGACCTTTCAGGATTTGAATATCATCCCCCTGCTATGCACAGCCCACTTTGACCACACACAGTTCAAAGATCCAGAGAAGTTTGATCCTGGACACTTTCTggataaagaaggaaagtttAAGAAGAACGACGCCTTTCTGGCCTTCTCAGCAGGTTTGTAGCTGCATCTATgtattcctctctcctcctccactGTCCCTCagcctctcctctctgtctcttgctctcaGTCCCTGTCTCCCTATCTTTGTTCCTCAGTCTCTCCTCTATGCGTCCCTTTCTCACTTTCCAGTCTTAAAGAGTCTTCTCTGTGTCTGCCATAGAGAGTAGATGCTCTCTGAATCTCCCCTCAGATCCTGTGACTCTCATTCTGTTCCCTGGCCTCTCCTATCTCTCTGCCCCTGCTCCTCAACCCCTGCTTTCTGTCTTCACTCTTAATCCctgcctctttcctctctctctctgtcccttgtCCCTTAgtgtccttttcttctctccccaggGAAGCGGCTATGTCTGGGAGAAGGCCTGGCCCTCACTGAGCTCTTCATTTTTCTCACAAGCCTCCTGCAACGCTTCTCTCTAAGCCTGGATGGCCCCAGGGATGCCCTAGACTTATCCCCTGAATCTCAGGGTTTGGGCAGTCTACCCAGACCTTACAAACTCCGCCTGCTGCCCCACTGATGTGGGATCCTGGGCCTCTTTAGctatgacagtgatggcaaaccttttagagatggagtgctgggccccacccccattcccccGAGACATCATGCTGTGCCCTTCTCCCCATCGAGCATCAGGTGTGCTCTGCCCCCGCTTatcccacacagaggagggagaaagggctcccattgggctgctgggcagaggggtgggtaatgtaaaaaaatgtcatcaggcacgg from Gracilinanus agilis isolate LMUSP501 unplaced genomic scaffold, AgileGrace unplaced_scaffold20104, whole genome shotgun sequence encodes the following:
- the LOC123254339 gene encoding cytochrome P450 2F2-like; this translates as LLFIFPKIMSFLPGPHHQIFRNYLKLEAFVNNRVAQNRSSLDPAHPRDYIDCFLIKMEQEKNNPQSHFNSQTLSKTAVNLFFAGTETVSSTIRYGLLILLKHPDVEARLHKEIDEVIGPNRPPTMEDRVKMPYMDAVIHEIQRFADIVPMSVPHTVTRATTFRGYHLPKDLNIIPLLCTAHFDHTQFKDPEKFDPGHFLDKEGKFKKNDAFLAFSAGKRLCLGEGLALTELFIFLTSLLQRFSLSLDGPRDALDLSPESQGLGSLPRPYKLRLLPH